In Archocentrus centrarchus isolate MPI-CPG fArcCen1 chromosome 21, fArcCen1, whole genome shotgun sequence, the following are encoded in one genomic region:
- the fign gene encoding fidgetin, translated as MQWTPEHTQWAEQHFDISSTTRSPAHKVEAYRGHLQRTYQYAWANDDISALTASNLLKKYAEKYSGILEGPNERTLLCSYSDSATGLMNGRKSENESWQEGIYPMNCAPDVISVSKAGMTAALPPTDVSASIGSSPGVASSLSEPSYSSSNCGSHTATTLHSGLPSQEYTASYNGSYLHSSYSGQSTPALPSPHPSPLHSAGLLQPPPPPPPPSLVPSYNAGSPNLPNYNYPPTGYASQTAVGPGYSPGGAPPPSAYLPSGIAAPTPIPPSTLPGYAYQSNNHTPIAPTPLNGSTSNSLKRKAFYMSGHGDMDSSYGNFSYNQQRSAQSPMYRIVDGSVSDSNRGSGFERNAEASSLAFKPTKQPISSDQQRKFNLHSGRALTPPSYGSTKSSAGDLRTNEPYSKFESPIMSEQTEEHRQHLSHSLTGSDIGTATSSIHAAEEQLKNSDSNLVELVTTEILQQGSPVDWSDIAGLDMAKAAIKEEILWPILRPDMFSGLATLPRSLLLFGPQGTGRTLLARCMANQLGAAFLRLSSSALVTKWLGEGDKIIQASFLMARCRQPAVVFISEVDLLLSAQLSEESPVNHLKTELLIQLDSILTSTEDHVLVVCSTSKPEEIPESVRRYFTKRLLIPLPDGTARHQIISQLLSQHNYCLSDKEMSLLVQRTEGFSGLDVVQLCQEAVVGPLHGMPGTDLSNIHPSQMRPISYQDFDNVFCKFQPSISQKELDMYTEWNKMFGCSH; from the coding sequence ATGCAGTGGACCCCAGAGCACACACAATGGGCAGAACAACACTTTGACATCTCATCCACTACCCGCTCGCCAGCACACAAAGTAGAGGCCTACCGGGGGCACTTACAGCGAACATACCAGTATGCGTGGGCAAATGATGACATCTCTGCACTGACTGCCTCCAATCTGCTTAAGAAATATGCAGAGAAGTACTCTGGGATCCTAGAAGGCCCAAATGAAAGAACCCTGCTGTGCTCCTACTCTGATAGCGCTACTGGACTCATGAATGGACGAAAGTCAGAGAATGAATCCTGGCAGGAGGGGATTTACCCAATGAACTGTGCTCCAGATGTTATATCTGTGAGCAAAGCTGGAATGACAGCTGCCCTACCCCCTACAGATGTGTCAGCTAGCATAGGCAGCTCCCCAGGGGTGGCCAGCAGCTTGTCTGAGCCTAGCTATTCCAGTAGTAACTGTGGGAGTCACACAGCCACTACTCTCCACTCGGGCCTTCCCTCTCAGGAATATACAGCCAGCTACAACGGCTCCTACCTGCATTCTAGCTACAGTGGCCAGAGTACCCCCGCCCTCCCATCCCCACATCCTTCTCCTTTGCACAGTGCTGGGCTATTACAACCCCCTCCCCCGCCTCCTCCCCCTAGTTTAGTACCAAGCTACAACGCTGGGTCTCCAAACCTTCCCAACTACAATTATCCTCCGACAGGGTATGCTTCGCAGACTGCAGTTGGCCCTGGTTATAGCCCTGGGGGAGCACCCCCTCCTTCTGCTTATCTGCCGTCTGGTATTGCAGCTCCTACACCAATCCCTCCCTCTACATTGCCTGGCTATGCCTACCAGTCCAATAATCATACCCCAATTGCACCAACACCTTTGAATGGCAGCACATCCAACTCATTAAAACGAAAAGCTTTCTACATGAGTGGACATGGAGATATGGACTCAAGCTATGGTAATTTCAGCTACAACCAACAGCGCTCTGCACAGAGCCCCATGTACAGAATAGTAGATGGCAGTGTCTCAGATTCAAACAGGGGCAGTGGCTTTGAAAGAAATGCTGAAGCATCATCTTTAGCTTTTAAGCCAACCAAACAGCCAATATCTTCTGATCAGCAAAGAAAATTTAACTTACACTCTGGCAGAGCACTAACTCCTCCATCGTATGGCTCAACCAAAAGCTCTGCAGGTGATCTTAGAACTAATGAACCCTACAGCAAGTTTGAATCTCCCATCATGAGCGAGCAAACTGAAGAACACAGACAGCACCTCTCTCACTCCTTAACAGGGTCTGACATAGGTACAGCTACCTCTTCTATCCATGCTGCAGAGGAACAGCTGAAGAACAGTGATTCCAATCTGGTGGAGTTGGTAACCACAGAAATCCTTCAGCAGGGCTCCCCAGTGGACTGGAGTGACATTGCAGGTCTGGATATGGCCAAAGCAGCcatcaaagaggagatactatGGCCCATTTTAAGGCCTGATATGTTCAGTGGACTTGCCACGTTACCTCGGAGCCTCCTTTTATTTGGACCTCAGGGAACTGGTAGGACACTTCTGGCACGCTGCATGGCCAACCAACTGGGGGCTGCCTTTTTGCGATTAAGCAGTTCAGCACTGGTGACCAAGTGGTTGGGAGAAGGGGACAAGATCATCCAGGCTTCTTTCCTCATGGCACGTTGTCGCCAACCAGcagtagtcttcatcagtgaggTGGACCTACTGCTGTCAGCCCAGCTCAGTGAGGAGAGCCCTGTGAATCACCTGAAGACTGAGCTTCTCATACAGCTTGACAGCATTCTGACCTCTACTGAGGACCATGTTCTTGTGGTCTGCTCCACCAGTAAGCCTGAAGAGATCCCAGAGTCTGTGCGGAGGTACTTTACCAAGAGATTGTTAATTCCCTTGCCTGATGGGACTGCACGCCATCAGATAATCAGTCAGCTGCTCTCACAGCATAACTACTGTCTTAGTGACAAAGAGATGTCACTACTGGTTCAGAGGACAGAAGGCTTTTCGGGACTGGATGTGGTCCAGCTTTGTCAAGAGGCTGTTGTAGGTCCTCTCCATGGCATGCCTGGTACTGACCTGTCAAACATCCACCCTAGTCAGATGAGGCCAATCTCTTACCAAGACTTTGACAATGTGTTTTGCAAATTCCAGCCCAGCATATCACAAAAAGAACTTGATATGTACACTGAGTGGAATAAAATGTTTGGTTGTAGTCATTGA